One window of Dermacentor andersoni chromosome 7, qqDerAnde1_hic_scaffold, whole genome shotgun sequence genomic DNA carries:
- the LOC126534583 gene encoding JNK1/MAPK8-associated membrane protein: MQNIYPYERTRTHCPGLYCGRIRFDNGSYSDCGACPRGFRVSHESKLCLPCSDLPQFYDWLYLGFMALLLLVVEWYIIDKTMRRRSFTPEVLALHACALFETVLAAVVTLLTTPPVGQVLLHTCRVQRLSDWYTLLHNPTPGYKHTLRCTQEAVYPLFSMIFVFYGLCLASLLLLRPLLVYKVFSGQGKKSVFLTMYAIPALGLIHATMGGLLYYAFPYIVIILSVVSMASHFAFRLDQSMCSLFSQTLKELRNLTILIGHWFLHAYGIIAITQLRDPAFHWALLAVVPFPSLFYILTSKFTDPSKLHVE; the protein is encoded by the exons ATGCAGAACATTTATCCCTACG AGCGGACCAGGACCCACTGCCCTGGCCTATACTGCGGTCGAATCAGATTCGACAATGGTTCCTACAGCGATTGTGGG GCCTGTCCTCGTGGATTCCGGGTTTCTCATGAGAGCAAGCTGTGCTTGCCATGTAGTGACTTGCCCCAGTTCTACGACTGGCTCTACTTGGGCTTcatggcgctgctgctgctggtggtcgAGTGGTACATCATTGACAAGACCATGCGTCGCCGAAG CTTCACTCCCGAGGTGCTCGCACTCCACGCATGCGCCCTGTTCGAGACGgtgctggcggcggtggtgaCGCTCCTCACAACGCCCCCCGTGGGTCAGGTGCTGCTCCACACGTGCCGAGTGCAGCGCCTCTCAGACTGGTACACCCTGCTGCACAACCCGACGCCGGGGTACAAGCACACCCTGCGCTGCACCCAGGAGGCCGTCTACCCGCT GTTTTCGATGATCTTTGTTTTCTACGGCCTCTGCCTGGCATCCTTGCTGCTCCTGCGGCCCCTGCTAGTCTACAAGGTCTTCTCTGGTCAGGGAAAGAAGTCAGTCTTCCTGACCATGTACGCCATTCCTGCATTGGGCCTCATTCATGCCACTATGGGCGGGCTGCTGT ATTACGCATTTCCATACATCGTGATAATTTTGTCCGTGGTGTCCATGGCTTCTCACTTTGCATTCAGGCTTGATCAG TCCATGTGTTCTCTGTTCTCACAAACTCTGAAGGAGTTGCGGAACCTGACAATTCTCATCGGCCATTGGTTCCTCCACGCCTACGGAATCATCGCCATTACCCAGTTGCGAGATCCAGCATTCCACTGGGCGCTCCTCGCCGTCGTCCCCTTCCCATCATTGTTCTACATCCTGACATCAAAGTTCACAGATCCCAGCAAGCTACATGTGGAGTGA
- the LOC140219609 gene encoding uncharacterized protein — SHFVLVNFIALASITLTKAHNNSAVLSYRFGIHQSTVTRTVERWLDAAYIRLSSLIKWPEREDLQRTMPMAFQETFGKKVAVILDCFEVFVDRPSAMEPRSLTWSTYKHANTVKYLIGIAPQGVITYISRGWGGRTSDKMLTESCGILSNLLPGDSVLADRGFLISDAVGMCGAKLEIPAFTKGKPQLTAYSVEATRRLANVRIHVERVIGLVRNKYSILKSTLPTEFLEPKVLNGIKVSALDKVVFVCAALTNL; from the coding sequence AGCCATTTTGTGCTGGTGAACTTTATTGCATTAGCTTCAATAACACTTACTAAAGCACATAACAACTCAGCAGTTTTATCTTACAGGTTTGGCATTCACCAGTCAACCGTAACGAGGACAGTAGAAAGGTGGCTTGATGCTGCTTACATTAGGCTCAGCAGTCTGATCAAATGGCCAGAACGTGAAGATCTTCAAAGAACGATGCCAATGGCATTCCAAGAAACATTTGGCAAGAAAGTAGCTGTGATTCTGGATTGTTTTGAAGTCTTTGTGGACAGACCTTCAGCCATGGAACCTAGATCATTAACATGGTCTACGTACAAGCATGCAAACACCGTGAAGTACTTAATTGGCATCGCTCCACAAGGTGTAATTACGTACATATCAAGAGGGTGGGGTGGGCGTACCAGTGACAAAATGCTGACAGAATCGTGTGGCATTCTTAGCAACCTGCTACCTGGCGACTCTGTGCTGGCTGACAGGGGTTTCTTGATCTCTGATGCCGTGGGCATGTGTGGAGCGAAGCTGGAAATCCCAGCCTTCACTAAAGGGAAGCCGCAGCTTACTGCATACTCTGTTGAGGCAACACGTAGGCTAGCAAATGTTAGGATTCATGTTGAAAGAGTTATTGGGTTAGTCAGGAACAAGTACTCCATTCTCAAAAGCACTCTTCCCACTGAATTTTTGGAGCCGAAGGTGCTTAACGGCATAAAAGTCAGCGCActtgacaaggttgtatttgtgtGTGCCGCACTTACCAACCTGTGA
- the LOC126534616 gene encoding uncharacterized protein, whose amino-acid sequence MVNCAVYGCSNRSKNKPNDENFQPLGFYVVPKVKEGQCLRTAELSSRRRALWLSRIRRKDLDELATHYRVCGAHFITGRPAYLMDEANPDWAPSLNLGYKSTTHAGRSASDRYMRLKQRRRASSAANAFELRQRPESASTNAAPIAAGTAAEEISFSDEESPSSEQTAMQHLVGHASPEEPSCLECPVLQENLATAQCHLQADLQNNQASACMIDKEVTADLLSAHISSLEEENHRLQHDLDIARSRLAKAAPGDRDVLRSNPDMVVFYTGLPNYAVLEAVYILVEPHVRHTLRNRLSKFQEMVVFLMRLRLNVPLQDLAYRYFILGNSHTYIHL is encoded by the exons ATGGTGAACTGCGCCGTCTACGGTTGTTCCAACCGGTCAAAAAACAAACCCAACGATGAGAACTTTCAACCGCTGGGCTTCTATGTCGTGCCCAAAGTCAAAGAAGGACAGTGTCTTAGGACAGCTGAGCTGTCTTCAAGGCGCAGAGCTCTGTGGCTGAGCAGAATTCGTCGCAAAGACCTGGACGAATTGGCGACGCATTACCGAGTTTGCGGGGCGCATTTCATCACAG GACGACCAGCTTATTTGATGGATGAGGCTAATCCCGACTGGGCGCCGAGCCTCAATCTCGGCTACAAGTCCACGACGCACGCTGGAAGAAGCGCAAGCGACAG GTATATGCGACTCAAGCAACGAAGGCGCGCGAGTTCTGCAGCCAACGCCTTTGAATTAAGGCAGCGACCGGAGAGCGCGAGCACGAACGCGGCGCCCATCGCTGCAGGAACGGCGGCCGAGGAGATTTCTTTCA GTGACGAAGAATCCCCCTCATCAGAACAAACTGCAATGCAACACCTTGTAGGCCATGCAT CTCCCGAGGAGCCTTCATGCTTGGAATGTCCAGTTCTACAAGAAAATCTAGCCACAGCTCAGTGCCACCTGCAAGCGGATCTGCAGAATAACCAAGCTTCTGCAT GCATGATAGACAAAGAGGTGACAGCTGACCTGCTGTCAGCCCACATCTCTTCACTGGAGGAAGAAAACCACCGCCTTCAGCATGACCTGGATATTGCACGCAGTCGCCTGGCAAAGGCAGCCCCTGGAGACAGGGATGTGCTCCGCAGCAACCCAGACATGGTTGTTTTTTACACAGGGCTGCCAAATTATGCAGTTTTGGAGGCTGTTTACATCTTAGTTGAGCCTCATGTAAGGCATACATTACGAAACCGCCTGAGCAAATTTCAGGAAATGGTCGTTTTCCTAATGAGGTTGCGGCTTAACGTCCCGTTACAAGATCTTGCATACAGGTATTTTATTCTGGGCAACAGCCATACCTATATTCATTTGTAA